One segment of Deinococcus arcticus DNA contains the following:
- the ruvC gene encoding crossover junction endodeoxyribonuclease RuvC: MIVLGIDPGLANLGLGLVEGDVRKAQHLYHVCLTTESAWIMPRRLQYIHEELSRLLAEYRPDAVAIEDQILRKQADVAFKVGQAFGVVQLACAQAGVPVHSYGPMQVKRSLVGTGRAEKEQVIYMVKATLGVRELFNNHAADALALALTHLASAPLQSRAAQLLAR, translated from the coding sequence GTGATTGTGCTTGGGATTGATCCTGGACTGGCGAACCTCGGCCTTGGGCTGGTCGAGGGTGATGTCCGCAAGGCCCAGCACCTCTACCACGTGTGCCTGACCACGGAAAGTGCCTGGATCATGCCCCGGCGCCTGCAGTACATCCACGAGGAACTGTCGCGTCTGCTGGCCGAATACCGCCCGGACGCGGTGGCCATCGAGGACCAGATTCTGCGCAAGCAGGCGGATGTGGCCTTCAAGGTGGGGCAGGCGTTCGGGGTGGTGCAACTGGCCTGCGCCCAGGCGGGGGTGCCGGTGCACAGCTACGGCCCCATGCAGGTCAAGCGCTCGCTGGTGGGCACCGGCCGCGCCGAGAAAGAGCAGGTGATCTACATGGTCAAGGCGACGCTGGGCGTGCGCGAACTGTTCAACAACCACGCCGCCGACGCCCTGGCCCTGGCGCTGACCCACCTGGCCAGCGCGCCGCTGCAGAGCCGCGCCGCCCAGCTGCTGGCGCGCTGA